The nucleotide window ATTGAACCATACTTTGATGCCAGCATACCCACAAACTCCTCGCGAAGTGCATCAGTAACATTTTCACCACCAAGAATCACACCTAAATCAGTAAATTCAAGCAGCATAGTTGAAACCAGATCAACAACTTGACTCTCCCCCACTGAAGTATCACCGTAGTTACGATAAACCCACAATCCAAGCGCACGATAAATCGCTCCAGACTCTAGGTAGTGAAAACCAAGCTCTTTAGCCAATAATTTAGCTACAGTACCCTTCCCTGATGAAGCAGGACCATCAATTGTAATCACAGGAACCATAAGATCAATTACCTCCAGTTATATAGGTTTTGGCTTTTTTAAATAAATTGAAGAAATTATTACTAGTTGCTTCAGCAATTGTATCAAGATTTACTTGACGCAAATCCGCAATAAACTCCGCTGTATGCAGCACGAGTGCCGGATGATTTAATTTTCCGCGATGAGGTACAGGCGCAAGATATGGTGCATCGGTTTCTACAAGAAGACGATCCAAGGGAACGTATTTAGCAGCCTCCTGAATATCCTTGGCACTTTTAAAAGTCACAATACCCGAAAATGAGATATAACAACCAAGATCGAGAAATTTGCGCGCCCAATCCAAGTTTTCGGTAAAACAATGAATAACGGCACCACAATCATTAATTCCATTTTCCGCAAGCATTTTCCAAGCATCTTCCGCTGACTCACGGGTATGAATCACAAGAGGCAATCCCGAGCGTTTAGCAACATTAATATGAGTCTGGAACCGCTTATGTTGCCAGCTCATGTCTATATCCTTATTCCAGTAATAATCCAGCCCGGTTTCACCTATCGCTACCACTTTTGGGTGTTGAGAATATGCAAAAAGAAATTCTTCTGTAAGTTCAAATTCAGGGAGTTTCTCATCCGGATGAATTCCAACTGTTGCAAAAACATTATTTTTACCTTCTGCCAAATCTATAACTTCAGCAATATTATCTGGTCGCGTTGCGACACATAATGCATAACGGACATCATTATCTACCATATGTTGCATATAAGCATCAAGATTCGTAGCAATCTCTTTGAAGTTTATATGACAATGAGAATCAATTAACATAAAATCGCCTTATTTTGTTAAAATAACACCTTTTAGTAAGAAGCAGCAGATTGTACCATAGATACATGTCTGATGAAAATTGCAACTAAAGCATAGATTTCAAATATAGACAAGACGAAAGGAAGTCATCACGACATGAATCGGGGTAAAATTTATGTAATAGCCGCACCTTCAGGAGCCGGTAAATCAACGCTAGTAAACGCCTTATGTAAACTTGACAGCAATGTCCAACTCTCGATATCCCACACAACCAGAGGTATCCGCCCGGGCGAAGAACATGGTGTAAACTATTTCTTCACTAGTATTGACGACTTCAAAAACATGATAGATAAAAATGAGTTTCTGGAGTATGCCGAAGTTTATGGCAATATGTATGGAACCAATATTACTACTATAAAAGACTTTCTTGCGACAGGAAAAGACATTCTATTAGAAATTGACTGGCAAGGTGCACGACAAATCCGCAAGCTATTTAATGATGCTGTTTTGATATTCATTGCGCCACCATCACTTGAGATTTTAGAAAAGAGACTGCGAGACCGTAAAACCGACAGTCAAGAAGTCATCGAAAAAAGATTGGCTTTAGCAAGAGAGGATATGGCTCATGCAGCAGAATTTGACTATATTATAATAAATGATGATTTCGATACTGCACTGCAAGATCTATGTAGTATAATAAGAGCTGGTCGCAATAAGACGGCGCGTAAGCTTGAAATAATAAAACAAAAATTTGACCTTAATAGTGGAAAGGAACTCTAAAATGGCTCGATTCACAGTTGCCGACTGTATGGAAACAATTAACAACCGTTTTGACATGACTATTGCTGCTGCACTACGTGCACGCCAGATCGAAAAAGGTAGCGATATTATGGTTGAACATGAAGAAGGTGATAAACCAACAGTAATTGCACTTCGAGAAATAGCAGATCATAAAGTAGATCAGCAAATTCTTGGTCGCGTTGAATAGTTGTTAATTAAGTAGCGAGGTACTAATGGAAATCAATCACGGCGAATATCAAAAACTTGTAGATGACCTAAGAAGAACCTTGCTTTCAACAGCCCGAAAGCACTTACATGGCAAAAAAATTGAAACCATTGATCTCGCTTTTCAGGTAGCCAATCACGCACACTACGGACAATTTCGTAAAAGTGGCGAACCATACATTACACATCCGATAGAAGTAGCAACCTTAATCGCAGACTGGGAACTTGATGAACAAACAATTGCTGGTGCATTGATGCATGATGTAATTGAAGATACCCCAGTTAGCAAGGAAGAGCTCACCAGAATTTTTGGCACTAGTATAGCGGAGCTTGTAGATAGCGTAACTAAGCTCGATAAATTACATTTTGAGTCAGAAGAAATAGCCCATGCCGAATATTTTCGGAAAGTCGTCTTGGCTATGGCAAAAGATATCCGGGTAATTTTGATCAAGCTGGCAGACCGGATGCACAATATGCTGACCCTAGGATCTATGAAGCCGGAGAAACGACGAAAAATTTCTATGGAAACAATGGAAATTTACGTACCAATTGCAAACCGTATAGGCTTACACAAAGTACACCTAGAACTTGCGGAAGAAAGCTTCAAACACCTTTACCCCATGCGATATAAAGTACTAAATTCAGCGGTTGAAGTAGCGCAAAAAAACCGCTTACCACTCACCCAAGAAATTCTAACCAATATTAGCAATGCCTTAAAATCAAATGGCATAAAGGCCGAATTCAAATTCCGCCAGAGAACGATTTTCAATTTATACAACCGCATGCTCAAACGGCAGCAATCATTTGACCGGATTTACGATATTTTTGAAGTCAAAATAATAGTTGAAACTATTGGAGATTGTTATTTAACACTGGGTGTAATCCACAACCTCTACCAACCAATACCGGGTAAATTTAAAGACTATATTGCCATTCCCAAAAGTAATGGCTACCAATCTTTACATTCAACAATGATGAGTCCAACCGGAGCTCCATTACAAATCCATATTCGTACAACAGAAATGGAAGATATTGCCGAACATGGAATTATTAGCCACCTACTTAAACAGCAGCGCGGCATTGACTACGGCGGAAGTGCTAAACAGCACACTGCTAGTTGGATAAATAATATTTTGGAAATACAAAGTAGCACATTCTCTGCTAGCGACTTTTTGGAAAATATCAAAAAAGACCTCTCTCCAAAAAATATTTATGTCTTTACACCAAAAGGTAAAATTATTCACTTACCAAGAGGAGCTACTCCTGTTGATTTTGCCTATGCAATTCATACCGATATTGGCGATCATTTTAATCGCGCAAGAGTTAATCAGCGCTCCGTTGAACATGATCATAGACTCCAAAATGGTGATGTTGTCGAAGTTGCAACATCACAGTTTAGCGAACCGGATGAAAATTGGCTAAACTCAGTAATTACTGGACGAGCAATTAGCAAAATCAAGCAATATTTAAAAGAACAAAAATATGATGAAGACGTAAGTAATGGAGTTCACCTCTTAAATACTGGTCTACATATTGCTGGTAGTGAGATTATTGTAAACGATGAAATCTTGCAAAAACTTATTGACACAAAATATAGTAGCCGACTTAACCTTACTGATTTTGAGCAAAAAATTGGGGTAAACGAAATTCCCGCACTTCAGGTTGTCAGCGAACTACTCGAACTAACCCCGGGTCATGCACTTAAATTAAAGTTAAGTAACTGTAATTCAGCAATCATCCAGGACGATGTTTGTTGCCCGCTACCAGATGAAAAAATCTATGCAAAACTCACTCGTAAAGGTGAACTTGAGCTACATAGCTACGACTGTCGCAAAAATAAAACAATTGGCTTAGACAAGCTAATTCCAGCAATCCTCATCAATGATACCGAGGCACAATTCCTATCAAAATTGACAATTACAATTGATAATTTACCGGGAGTATTCAATAAGTTATCTGCAATAATTGCAGAACGGCAAATCAACATGGAAGAGATTTTTCAAGAACGGAGTGACAACCATAGTATAGTAGTTGTCAAGCTAACAATTAGCGTTTCATCCTCAAAAGAAGTTGATGATTTACTCTCAAGCATTGCGGAAAATGATTTTGTCATAAAAGCAACCCGCAGTTAGGTTACAATATTGTATAGCCAAATTGGTTCAAATACGTTTTATCTTTTAGCATAAGCACCATAGATTAAGGAAAGAGCAATGATTACCAATAATAACCAAAACGACAAGACTAAAGAGATTGAATTATCTGATAACCTAGTGCCAATTATACCGTTAAAAGATGTGGTAATTTTCCCTAATATGGTAGTTCCACTATTTGTTGGTAGACAGAAATCTATTAACGCACTTGAAGTTGCTGACAAGAAAGATAAGCAAGTTATCCTGCTTAGTCAAAAAAATCCCACAGATAATGAAGTAACGGAAGAAAATCTCCACACTA belongs to Aquella oligotrophica and includes:
- a CDS encoding TatD family hydrolase codes for the protein MLIDSHCHINFKEIATNLDAYMQHMVDNDVRYALCVATRPDNIAEVIDLAEGKNNVFATVGIHPDEKLPEFELTEEFLFAYSQHPKVVAIGETGLDYYWNKDIDMSWQHKRFQTHINVAKRSGLPLVIHTRESAEDAWKMLAENGINDCGAVIHCFTENLDWARKFLDLGCYISFSGIVTFKSAKDIQEAAKYVPLDRLLVETDAPYLAPVPHRGKLNHPALVLHTAEFIADLRQVNLDTIAEATSNNFFNLFKKAKTYITGGN
- the gmk gene encoding guanylate kinase — encoded protein: MNRGKIYVIAAPSGAGKSTLVNALCKLDSNVQLSISHTTRGIRPGEEHGVNYFFTSIDDFKNMIDKNEFLEYAEVYGNMYGTNITTIKDFLATGKDILLEIDWQGARQIRKLFNDAVLIFIAPPSLEILEKRLRDRKTDSQEVIEKRLALAREDMAHAAEFDYIIINDDFDTALQDLCSIIRAGRNKTARKLEIIKQKFDLNSGKEL
- the rpoZ gene encoding DNA-directed RNA polymerase subunit omega is translated as MARFTVADCMETINNRFDMTIAAALRARQIEKGSDIMVEHEEGDKPTVIALREIADHKVDQQILGRVE
- a CDS encoding RelA/SpoT family protein, with the translated sequence MEINHGEYQKLVDDLRRTLLSTARKHLHGKKIETIDLAFQVANHAHYGQFRKSGEPYITHPIEVATLIADWELDEQTIAGALMHDVIEDTPVSKEELTRIFGTSIAELVDSVTKLDKLHFESEEIAHAEYFRKVVLAMAKDIRVILIKLADRMHNMLTLGSMKPEKRRKISMETMEIYVPIANRIGLHKVHLELAEESFKHLYPMRYKVLNSAVEVAQKNRLPLTQEILTNISNALKSNGIKAEFKFRQRTIFNLYNRMLKRQQSFDRIYDIFEVKIIVETIGDCYLTLGVIHNLYQPIPGKFKDYIAIPKSNGYQSLHSTMMSPTGAPLQIHIRTTEMEDIAEHGIISHLLKQQRGIDYGGSAKQHTASWINNILEIQSSTFSASDFLENIKKDLSPKNIYVFTPKGKIIHLPRGATPVDFAYAIHTDIGDHFNRARVNQRSVEHDHRLQNGDVVEVATSQFSEPDENWLNSVITGRAISKIKQYLKEQKYDEDVSNGVHLLNTGLHIAGSEIIVNDEILQKLIDTKYSSRLNLTDFEQKIGVNEIPALQVVSELLELTPGHALKLKLSNCNSAIIQDDVCCPLPDEKIYAKLTRKGELELHSYDCRKNKTIGLDKLIPAILINDTEAQFLSKLTITIDNLPGVFNKLSAIIAERQINMEEIFQERSDNHSIVVVKLTISVSSSKEVDDLLSSIAENDFVIKATRS